AAAAGGTTATTACTAAGTTCAGAAAAAAGTATGTATTGTCACCATTGAATAATAGCATAGTTAATACTAATTCTTTACTAATTATTAACGAAAATAGTGCGTCATTTAATGATTTCCCTAATTTCAGGGAGTTCCATTGGTGTCAAGTGTTGAGTTCTTAGGAAGGCTATCCTATTACCTAGGTTGCATGATTCAACTGGGTCCAGGTCTCGTATAATTCCAGTAATGTATGCTGCATTAAATGTGTCACCGGCGCCAATCGTAGTCACTATATTACCTGTGTCGTATGGCTTACACCACTTAATTTTACCATTACGTACTAGGGCGGCGCCTCTACTACCCAACTTCACTATAGCAATAATACCAGTACTACCTGTAAAATTAGTCAGATTTTCCAGGTCGCCGAACAATCTCTTCATTTCATCCTCATTCATGAAGACGGTATTTGATAATCCAATTAGGCTGATTATTAAGTCCCTATTATTAATGGCAGGTCCTACATCGAGAAACACCTGGACTGAGTGTTTATGAGCAGTTCTAATCGTCTCAATAAATGTATTAACGATGCCTACTGTGAATGAGGCATAAAAACCATTGATGTATATAGCCCTTGAATTCTTAATGATGTTCTCATCAATATCATCAACGGTTAATTCCCTGCCAACACCTAGGTATCCCATGAATGCATGTCCATTATTAGTAATGATATTATTGGATATTGTTACAAAACCATGCACCCTCTTTATAAAGCCTGTATGTATACCATTGTCGTTAAGGTATTTAATGAGAATATCTGAGAATGGGTCATCACCAACCTTATCAATAACAGCGACATTGAGGCCCAATTTACGGGTCACTAAGGCCGTTGTGCATGCACCGCCAGGCGATAACGCGATTATATCTGATACTGCAACATCACCTACCTTAATAGGTAATTCCCCAACCCTATAATAAATGTCCAATACGCAGTCAGAGAGAATGACTAAATCAAACTCATTGTTTCCCATGCTCCCACGCACCAATGCTAATTCCCCTGCCAGTCTCAACACCGATTAAGTACCAGGTGAGGGATGCTGCGAATCCAACACTAAATATTACGGCCGCCAATATTAAGTATGAACTTACTGGTAGGTAGGATGATAGGAATATCACGGGTATGGAACCGCCCAGTGATATAACCCTAACAATCGCAGTATAGGAACCCCTACGCCTAGTTACCCAATACTCAGATTTCAGTGTATCTTCAGTTAGGAAGTATGTATTTATGAGAATTGAGAATAGTATGAATAGTATCCAGAAGATGTATTGGGCGTTTATGAGACTCCTTATTAGTAGTAAAATAAGCATTGAGGTAATTAGGGATCCTATTGATGAGAGAAGTAACAATGACTTTCTGCTAATGGTATCAGCAAGCATACCTATGGCGATTCCTGAAATGAGTGATGATATTGAGAATGCAAAAATAAGCCAATTAGTGAGGTTTGGGAAGTAATACGGTCCAAAGGTCAGTACTAATAGTGTGAAGCCCGTTGTGTATGACCAGCCAATTAAACCGCCTATGGCTATCCTAGTTGTTAATGATGGTAACCTTATTGTGATATTACTATTTCTATTCTTTATTAGATCAAACCTGGAATTATCATAGGGTAATCTCCTTGCCCTAAGCCAGTATGGTGATTCAGGGATTAATGACCTAAGTAGATAGAGTATTGGTATTACTATGAGTATTGTTAATCCAAGTGCGAGCTTTTGAAGAATCATGGATGATATGTTGATTAAGACCAAGGCAGTTGCTAGGGCGCCACCAAGGTTAGTGAAGTTAAGTATTAGGTAAACAATCCTACTCCTGATTCCGCTTGGGAAGTACTCATGGGCTGAGATCATCACGGTATTATACTCACCACCAACTGCAAGCATTAATATTGCGAGGGAAATCAGTAAAATCACATAGTTAATACTGAATATCAACCCCATGGAGCCAATTATGTACATTATTAATGATATGTAAAGGCTCCTCTTCCTACCAATGGTATCTGAGAGAGGGCCCATCAAGGCGCCACCCAGTAACAACCAAAGTGGTGGCCATATTGATAGTAAGGCTATTAAAGGCCTTGGTACTGAGACCCAGTTTGAGGCAATATAGGCTATGGAATATATGTAAGCCTCAATCATAGTACTTATTGAAAACACAGTAAACACTAACGTATGAATTCTACTCCATTTCTCAGACTCAATCATCATAATAGGATAACTATCCTATTTATAAGCTATACCAAAACACCATTATTGGCTCTATCGAAAACATAGGCACAATATTTTATTACTCAACGATCAGATTCCGCAGATGATTGGCGGTTTAGTAAGATTTTTTGTGTACAGGAAGTTTTTTAGAAAGCATGGTGATGGAGGTCTGATATGTGAAAATTACCATGGCATAGTAAATATGTGGGTATTACATTGAGGATAATTGTGGAAAGTAAGACTAGGGAAATGCATGGGACAGGGCAGATAAAGAGTTTTATTGCATAGGTTCACCTACTCATCGTGAAGTTAAACCTTGATAGGAATTGGATTGATTTTACTATTGAGAGTGAGGATGATTTGTACGTCATTTACCTATTGATTGATCCTGGTGATATTATTTATGGCTGGACCGTTAGGGAATTTAGAGGTAGGGAAGGTTCCAGGGGTGAAAGGATTAGGATTTACGTTGGTCTTAAGGTTGAGAACCTGGAGTACCACGCTTTCAGAGGTACGCTTAGGGTTAGAGGTGTGCTTATTGAAATTCCCGAGTGGTTTGAGGGTGCCAAGGGTAGTCACCACACAATGGAGTTATCCTATGGAATTGAGTATAGATTAGTTAAGCCCAGCGATATTGATAGGGGATTCATTAATAAGGTCCTGGAGATGTTCAGTGGTGCATCAATAAGTGTATTGCTGGTTTCGGTCTCTATGGAGGAGGTTGCGGTTGCCCACATTCGTAGATTCGGTAGGGAGTTACTTGGGACAATACCAATACAAGGTGGTGGTAAGGAGGGTGAGGACTCCCTTGATAGGTTTAGGAGATCCCTTAGGAACGCACTTACTCAGGTTAAGCAGTGGGTACAGGTTAGGAGACCTACGCATATCGTGGTTGTTGGTAATCATATGACACTTTCAATGGCTAAGGACGTGATTAATGAGGAATTGGGTAAGTTGGGGATACAGGTTATTTATCATGAGCAGGGTGAGGGTGGTTTAGCCGGTATTTATGAGTTTGAGAGGGTTGGTGTTGATGTTCTTAGGAAGCTGAATATAAGTCTTGGACAGGAGTATGTGGATGAAGTATTTAGTAGGTTAGGTATGGGTAATGGACTGGTCGCTGTGGGCGTCGATGAGGTTAGGAAGGCGCTTGAGTTTGGTGCTGTGGAAACCCTGATTGTTCTTGATGAGACGTATAAGGAAAAAGGTTATGAAATGAGGAATTTAATTAGCATGGTATTAAGGACTAGGGCTAACCTAGTGATAATACCATCAAGTACTGAGAGCGGTGAGAGATTGAGGAGTATTGGTGGTATAACTGCGCTATTGAGGTTCCCTATTTCTTCTCAGACTTAGTTCCCTCAGTCTTTGTTGGTTCCTGGTTAATTATTTGCGTTATCTTATCATAAGCCTCTAGGATTAGCACCATTGATCTAACAAGCTCATTTATTCTATCAATGTCCTTGGTCTCCTTAAGCTCATTATTTATCATAACAAGTCTTTCATATAGCGTATTCCTAATGTCCATAAGGCCGTACCTAATCATGACCTCCTTTTCCTCAGCATCAGACCTGACAATTACCACGGGTCTATCACAATTAGCACAGTAATACTCACCAGTCTTCAACTTAAGCAATGGTGTTCCGCAGACTGGGCATGTATAACTCGTCAGCGTCGCCCCAGCCCTAATCAACTGAGCCATCTTCTTAGCAACCAAATCCCTACTACTAACATTCACGATGCCTAAACTAACACAACCTGCTTATAAACCCAACGAAGCAATGCCCAAGTTAAGTATTTTAAACCTTGAATAGGTTCTTCGTTAAGTGATGAGTGACATGCCATGTGACTGGTGATCGATCCTGGGGTACCTGACCATACCTGCACTAAGGAATAAGGTTAATAGAGTCTAATTACATGCGGCATCCGTGGAGTATAGAGTATTTGGTAAGACCGGCATTAAGGTATCCATAATGGGCATGGGTACTTACTACGACCCAGGCTGGATAATACTATCAAGGCTCGGGATAAGGCCTGGCTACGAGAGGAAGCTCAAGGCCCTTAGGGTTGGTCTGGATGGTGGAATTAACTTTATAGATACGGCGGAGATTTACGGCTCGGAACCATTGGTTGGCGAGACTATCAAGGACTTCAACAGGGAGGATTTGTTCATAGCCACTAAGGTCTGGCCAACGCACTTGAAGTACGACGTCGTTATAAAGGCTGCGAAGAGGAGCCTTGAAAGGCTCGGTGTTAAGTACGTAGACCTATACCAAATACACTTCCCGAATAGGAGGATTCCAATCACGGAGACCATGAGGGCCATGGAGTACCTAGTCGATACCGGATTAATAAGGTTCATTGGACTAAGCAACTTCAATCTCAACCAAATAATCGAGGCGCAGGGCGCCCTTAAGAAGTATGAAATAGCCTCCATACAAATGCCCTATAGCCTAATGGATAGGGCTATCGAGAAGGATATAATACCCTACGCCAGGAAAAACGGAATGGCCGTAATAGCCTACTACCCACTTGACCATGGCAAACTCATTAGGAGCATTCCAAGGGATATCATTGATCTGGTTAGTAAGAATCATGGACCAAAGACACCTGCCCAGATAGCCCTTAACTGGATAATCACTAAGCACGAACATGTATTCCCAATACCCAGGGCCTCAAATCCTGATCACGTAAGGGAGAACCTTGGTGCCGTGGGCTGGAGATTGAGTCAGGAGGAGATTGAGAAACTGGAGAACATTAATTTATAATAAATTTTGAGGAGATAAGGACCACGTAATCCACGTGAGTCTCATAGATAGGAGAAAGTTCATAAAGCTATTATTAGCGGCAGGTTTTAATAATGAAGTTGCTTATTCTAATCACTGGCTCAACGTTGGATCGATTATTAACATTAGGCACAATAACCCTTGGCGCAGTGAGCATGGGGCATGAGGTTGCCATTTATGCCACCCAATCAGCATCCTTTGTCTTCCTTAAGGATTACGCAGATAAGATTGGTAACTACGCGGGTAATTCCTCGCTGGGTATGTTAATTAATGGTGTCATTAATGGTTATAACAATGCCGTAATTAACGGTAAATTTTTCAAGTGGCATGAGATGATTAGGCAGGCCAGAGAGATCGGTAATGTGAAGGTCTATGTCTGTACCCAGCCCTTTGAGTTGGCAGGTATTAAGGTTAATTTAGGTGGTTTTCTTGACATTGTTGATGAACTGGTTATGATTGGTAAATACATTGAATTGCTTGAGTGGTGTGATAAGTCGGTCTCGCTTTGAATTTAAATAAATTTATTTAAATTTAAATGAATGTTAAACTGTGCAAAAACAGCACTGATTTAAGGCTATATAAAGCGTTACGTTGGTATAATGCCGTGAAATTCATGAAAGTAAGTAATGATAGGTACATGTTAGATGCCAGGGGTTATGCCTGTCCATACCCACAGGTCTTTACGTTGAAGGTTATTAAGGAGTTGAAAGAGAACTCGATAATAGAGGTTCTCGTTGATAACCCAGCGAGTTGTGATAACGTTCCGGCGGCTGTTAGGAAGCTTGGTCACGAGGTTCTTGAGGTTAACCAGGAGGGTAATTACTGGAGGATTGTGGTTAGGAAACGGTGATTAAGATGAGGGAGGATAGAATAAGTGTGTTTAGGGAAAGGTTGGATAAATACCTGAATCTTGGAATTAACTTGCTATCCCTTGCCATTGGTTGTTCAGTTAAGGTTGACCTATACGATACGTTGTACCCAGCCCTCTCACTTGTTAACAATGAGATAGCTAAGTTGAACATAGAGATACAACCAAGGGAGGATGTAGCCGTGCTAAGGAGTAATGGTGATTACTCATTGGTCAGGAGGATATACGATATAAGTGGTAATGGTGTGAATAAGGATGAATTAATTAGTATTAATCCATCAGTGGCATTATTGCTATTGCAGGTTCACCAATCACGTGCGTCATCACCGAAGGAATTTGCAAGTTCAATAATAAGCCTATATAGGAGGTTAGGGAGTTCGCCGGTTCGGGTTAGGATTGGTAAGGGCCACTCAATAGTCTCGACTAAGGAGAAGGCTGAGTTTGCCCTTATCGACTTCATAGGTACGAAGAGCGGTAATGAGTACTTATTGGCTAATAATGATACAATACAGATAATTGACCCGACAGAAGACCCAGGTAGTTATAGACAGGTGGCTACCGCAGTGAGCAATGCATTAAATGATTTATTCATAAAGGGTGTATATAGGGATATAACGATATACCCAGTCTACGATGCACCAATTGAGGATTTAAGGGAGAAGTTAACGAGGAGCTTTAAGGAATTTAGTAGTAAGTGGGACTTTCAATTAAATGCTAATGTTATACAACCAAGGGTTAACTATCTATTGATGGGCGCAACCGTGGTTGGTACATTAGATAAGGAACCACCAATGTTTTATGATAATATTAAGGCCGGTTTTAAGATACTCGTCACTAGGTCATTTGGCGAGCTTTCCATAATATCTACGTATTTAACGACTCACGTTGATGAATCAATAATAGATGAGCTTGAACGTAATGTTATGAGTATTGAGGATCTTGAGAAATTGAAGACTAAAATAATGGACTCTCTCTCAAGACCTAACATCGAAATAGCCAGAGTGATAAGTAAGTACTTACCTGAAATAGGCGAGGCGTTTAGAGAGGACGAGCATATAGCGGCCACGGTAGACGTATCGGGACCCGGCATATTCGTATTTAAGGAATTAGCTGAGCAGGCTAATGTAGATGTTGCTCTGTACAACATACCATTAATATCACCTGAAATTGCGAAATTCGCTGCTGAACACTACATAATCACCGATGCCACGGCGGGTACTAATGGAGCTATAGCAATCGTGGCTAGTAAGGACGTTATTGATTCGTTGATTAGGAATTTGAGGGGCATTGAGGATGTGCAACCCATGGTAATTGGCGAGGTCATGGGCAGGGGGTCTGGCAAGCTATTCGTGCCAGATTACATAACAAGGTATATAACGAGTAAATCATTATTAATGAAGCTCACTATGAACATCGACGTATTAAGAAGCCTAAGGAGGCAACAAGTCAGGTGCGAGAAGGTAAGGGTTGAGGCGAGGGTCCTTGGCAATGTGCAGGGTGTTGGATTTAGACCAACACTACGTAGGCAAGCTCTATCCCTTGGATTAACCGGGTATGTGAGGAACCTTCTAGACGGCTCGGTTGAAGTAGTTGCTGAGGGTTGTAAGGAGGATGTGATGGCGTTTATCGAGTGGATTAGGTCGAGTCCTGTTGGTTCAGTTCAGACTATAAATTACATGATTAAGCAATATTATGGGGAGTTCAACGAGTTCGAAATAAGGTAATTAACCTGATGATCAGTCATGCATGAACCATGCCTTATAAACTTATTGGCTCAGTTAGTAATCAGCACACGCGTAAGCATTTTTATGCATGCCATTAATTATGTGTGAATAATATGACCAGTGTTATTGATGTTAGGGGTTTTCAATGTCCAACGCCGGTTACAATCGTCGCCAATGCGGTGGATAAGGCTGAGGCAGGATCAACACTTACGGTAATAACGGACGACTTCATATGCTTCATGATGATACAGAGGATATTGAAGATTCTCAATGTGGAGATTAGGGAGGCCGTGCAGTTGGATGATGGTAATTATAGGATAGTCGTTATTAAGCTCCATAAAGGCACTCAATAATCTATGATTAGCACTGATTTTAATTCCCAGTAAATACGTATATTCAATGCCAACAATGGCCTTTAAGGTGCTTTATGATGGATCATTATTTAGCGGATTTACGGGTGGTACTAACTCCATTGAGTATTATCTGAGGAGGGCCATTAGGTACTTCATTAAGGACTTTGGGTTAAGTAAGGCCTCAAGGACTGATCCAGGGGTTAGTGCCGTTGGTAATGTAATTTCGATAAAATATGATGACGGCATTAGGTTGATGCCTGGTATGTTAAATTCCAGGTTGCCGAATGGGATTAGGGTGTGGGCTTGGGCTGAGGTTAGTGATGATTTTCACGCAAGGGCTGCTGTGTCTAGGACGTACGTTTATGTAATGCCCTGGCTCTACGAGGATGTTGATCTAATGAGAAGGGCGACGGAATTATTTGTGGGTGTTCATGATCTGTCTAATTTCCAGGTTAAGGAGAGGGGTGTGCCGACCACGGTAATGATAAGTAGCGTTAATGTTGAGAGACTTGGTGATTACCTGGTTTTTACTATTGTTGGTAAGGGATTTAGGAATAAAATGATTAGGAAGATTGTTAATGCAATTAGGATGGTTGGCATAAGCAACTTAACACTGGATGAGCTAAGGGATTTAATAGAGTTAAGGGTTAGGAGACCAATACCTCCTGCATCACCTTATGGACTATTATTACTAAGTGTTAGTTATGGTGCTAAAGAACCAAAGTGGATCTTACATGATGATGGTGTCTCATACGCAATTAATTATCTAGTTAATAGGTGGCATAATTCATTATCGAATTCATTTGTTATTTTAAAAATTCTTCATGAATTTATGGATATAAATAAATTATTTATTCATATTTAAACATAACATGGACCAAATGTTTAAATAATAAATAAAATAATAGTAAACGGGAGTTTTGTGGCATATTTCGACATTGAAATGGCCTGTAAGGAGGGTTTTGGTGAACGTAAGCTAGTCTCCATGATTCAACAACGGATTAATTCCCTATCCTGGGACCTAGATACTAACGAGCAGGATTTCCTTACGAGCTATGCTTATCAAGATCTAAGATATTATCTATTATATAAGTTCGGATTGCTTAACCTAGATAGTGAAAATGCATCCTTTGAATTATGTAAGAGGATTTTAAGGGATGAGGATTCCATTACGAAGATTGTTGATGAATGGTTTAGTTGGTGGGTGGTTAAGTGGAGACAGAGGGTTAAGTTAGTATTCAGTGAGAGTGAGCAGGTGAATTCTGATGATAATACGAGCTTAATGGCTAATGTTGATAGTATTCTTAAGAATATTCCGAAGAAACTAATCGAGAAGTTACGTAGAGAGATTGTGATCGAACTAATAAGGCAGAACGAGGTTTGCAGCCTTGATGTAGTTTCTGATTTTATATTAAGGACGACGCTTAATGATCTTGTTAATGAGTATGGAAAGGATGGAATTATAAAACTAATAATTACTGATATAACGAGCATACGCCTAAGATTATTAAGAAGAATAATGGAAGTAAAGGATTCTAATCAACCGCTCGTAATTCTTAGGGTTAAGATTAACTCATCACAACCATACCAGGGAGCACAATAACAATAATGACCACTTACTATAAATCATACAGGAAAGGAATGATTAAAGTAGCCATTGCATATCCATCTAGCATAAGGGTTGCGCTCCAATCATTATCAGTGCATATAATCCGGAAATTACTGAGTGAGTATCCTAATGTATATGCAGACTTCGTATTCATAGGCAATAATGGACAATCCATAACAAAATCACTTAAGGATTTTGATGTGGTTATCTTCTCTGTGCATTATGAGCTTGATTACCCACGCATACTAAAGATGATGGAGATTAGTGGCATAAACCCATATAGCTCTCAAAGAGGTATTAATGATCCATTAATAGTAATGGGTGGTCCAACGCTAATAGCTAACCCTGAACCCATGGCGCCCTTCGCTGATATAATACTTATTGGTGATGCTGAGGTCTTAATTCCCAAGTTCATGGAGCATTACATGGAATACGGTAAGGATATTGAAGAATATGTAAATCTAACTGGTTTTTACATTCCATCACTTGGTAAGCATATTGTAAGTAAGGCGTTTGCTAAGGACTTATCATATTCCATAAAATTAATTCATGATACTGCAATTGAACTAGGCCTCAGTAATGTTAAATCAGTATTCAGTCATTCAGCAATACTTGAGGTTATGAGAGGTTGCCCGAGAGGTTGCCTATTCTGTATGGAGGGTTTCATTGGAAGACCTGTTAGGTATGCTAACATCAATTCAATTAAGAATATAGTGCTTAGAGATGCTAATAAAGATAAGAAAATAATTAACGGAGTATCACTAATGGGGCTTTCCGTAACTGATCATCCAGGCTTTAAGGACTTAATGGATTTTCTTGTGAATAACCTAGGGTTGAGCGTGTCAGTTCCTTCCCTACGTGTTGATTCTCTAGATGAAGATACGATTAAGTTAATTGTAAGGGGCGGCCAAAAAGTCCTTACTATAGCTCCTGAGTCAAGTGAGAGATTAAGGAGGGCATTAGGTAAAGGTTTCTCTGATGATGATATTGCTAGCATCGTTATAAGTGCGATGAATGCGGGTATTGATCACATGAAGCTTTACTTCATGGTTGGATTACCTGGTGAAACTAATGATGATGTGGAATCAATAATAAACTTACTACTAAGACTTAAGAGACTTGGTATTAAATATTCTCTCTCGGTTAATCCATGGATACCTAAGCCACATACCCCATTACAGTGGCTGCCAATGGCTAGTGATGATGTGATTAATAGTAGGGTTAAGGTTTTGGAGGATTTACGAACATACATTGAATTCTCAACATATAATATACTTGATGCTAAGGTTCAGGCTTTATTATCGCTTGGGGATAGGGATGTTGGTGACCTGGTATTTGAGGCTTCATTAACAGGGCTCGATAGGGGTTCCTGGAGGAGACTACTTAGGAAATATGAGAATTTACTTAATAAGTATGTATATTCATGGAAGCCACTTAATAGTGAGTTGCCCTGGAGTCACATAAGGATTCCAGGTATTGAAGAACAGAGTCTCAAGGTATTATTACTTAGGTACCTTAAGGAAGTTAATATCAGTATTTCAATTAATTAAAATAATATTATTTAAAATTGAAATAGCTTCAAGATAAATCAAATAATAATTATAATATATAACTAGGTTTAAATAGTATATTTAATTTTAAATAATATAGTTACTTTATTTACGTAAATCTTTTAAATTAAATCATTAGCGCCACTGTGGTGAACATATGACCTGGAATGGTGTGCACTTTAATCTGAACACAATAATACCCTGGTACGTCATACTCATATGGATACTGCTCTATTTCGCATTACTCGCATGGGCCTGGAGACCAAAGGAGGGTAGACCCTTCGGTAATTTCAAGACCATTGACTTCGTTTACGTAGCATTAATAGCTGCATTACTTATCGTCTATAACTTCTTTATATCACCATTAATACCTAAGGTTGGTACAGTAACAACATACTTCTATTACCCAATCATTGGCGAGATGTTCCTGGTAATGTTGGCGGCAGCCCTAGTTGGTAAACCTGGTTCTGCAGGATTAACAATGTTCATTTACACTCTTCTTTCTGATATTATTCATTATGGCTTCGGCGGTGAACCATTCTGGTTCCTTTATGAGGTTACGTCGTATGCCGCAATAATTGATCTATGGTTAATATATAGGGGTAGGTATTACATGATGCCGTTTAGAGGCGTTTTTAAGGGTGCAATTGGTTCTAAGACGGGTGATAGTGAATCTGTAGCTAGTGAGGAGTTAGAGGAAGAGTTGAAACCTGCTAAGGCGTTGTTCATTATTGATGCCGTATTGGGTGGTATCACTATATCAATAGCATACCCGTTCTGGTGGAGAGGTTTCTGGGGACCATTCGTACTTGGAATCTCGTATACACCAAGTTTTTGGTTCATAACAACCGTAGCCAGCATAGGTGCCGGTATTGTACTTGGTCTCGTGGTTGCCCCATTCATTTACTACATTAAGAAGGTACTGACCTAGGGGGATGTATGGCAAAAATCATTAAAATCAATAACCTCTTTGTTCGTTATTTTGGTTCCGATAAACCCGTTCTTAGGGGCTTATCACTTGAAATTGAGGAAGGTGAATTCGTGCTCCTTGTTGGTAGAACAGGCTCTGGGAAATCCACGTTGCTTAACGTAATAAATGGTGTTATACCAAACATAATAAGTGCGACCGTTAGGGGTTCAGTTAATGTGGCTAATCATGATCCAAGAAAAACCCCCGTCCATGAGATGGCTACAATAGTTGGCACTGTATA
This is a stretch of genomic DNA from Vulcanisaeta moutnovskia 768-28. It encodes these proteins:
- a CDS encoding radical SAM protein, translated to MTTYYKSYRKGMIKVAIAYPSSIRVALQSLSVHIIRKLLSEYPNVYADFVFIGNNGQSITKSLKDFDVVIFSVHYELDYPRILKMMEISGINPYSSQRGINDPLIVMGGPTLIANPEPMAPFADIILIGDAEVLIPKFMEHYMEYGKDIEEYVNLTGFYIPSLGKHIVSKAFAKDLSYSIKLIHDTAIELGLSNVKSVFSHSAILEVMRGCPRGCLFCMEGFIGRPVRYANINSIKNIVLRDANKDKKIINGVSLMGLSVTDHPGFKDLMDFLVNNLGLSVSVPSLRVDSLDEDTIKLIVRGGQKVLTIAPESSERLRRALGKGFSDDDIASIVISAMNAGIDHMKLYFMVGLPGETNDDVESIINLLLRLKRLGIKYSLSVNPWIPKPHTPLQWLPMASDDVINSRVKVLEDLRTYIEFSTYNILDAKVQALLSLGDRDVGDLVFEASLTGLDRGSWRRLLRKYENLLNKYVYSWKPLNSELPWSHIRIPGIEEQSLKVLLLRYLKEVNISISIN